The proteins below are encoded in one region of Lagenorhynchus albirostris chromosome 7, mLagAlb1.1, whole genome shotgun sequence:
- the LOC132523244 gene encoding ral guanine nucleotide dissociation stimulator isoform X12, with translation MVQRMWAEAAGPAGGAEPLFPGSRRSRSVWDAVRLEVGGPDSCPVVLHSFTQLDPDLPRLESSTQEIGEELVNGVIYSISLRKVQVHHGANKGQRWLGYENDSALNLYETCKVRTVKAGTLEKLVEHLVPAFQGSDLSYVTIFLCTYRAFTTTQRVLDLLFQSRYGRCDALTASSRYGCILPYSSEDGGPQDQLKNAVSSILGTWLDQYSEDFCQPPDFPCLKQLVAYVQLNMPGSDLERRAHLLLAQLERTELTKAEPEALAPALKPTAALEPVPAPALAPRPVPGPDLEPALAAAPAPAPEPSWPLPVAAENGLGEEKPHLLAFPPDLVAEQFTLMDAELFKKVVPYHCLGSIWSQRDKRGKEHLAPTVRATVAQFNSVANCVITTCLGDRSVTARARARVLEHWIEVARECRVLKNFSSLYAILSALQSNSIHRLKKTWEEVSRDSLRIFQKLSEIFSDENNYSLSRELLIKEGTSKFATLEMNPKRAQRRPKEVLSQGVIQGTVPYLGTFLTDLVMLDTAMKDYLYGRLINFEKRRKEFEVIAQIKLLQSACNNYSIAAEEHFGAWFRAMERLSEADSYSLSCELEPPSESASNTLKVKKNTAIVKRWSDRQAPSTELSTGSSRHSKSCDQLRCGPYLSSGDIADALSVHSAGSSSSDVEETTMSFVPESPDGQEKKFWECTSQSSPETSGISSASSSTSSSSASTTPVAATRTHKRSVSGVCSYSSSLPLYNQQVGDCCIIRVSLDVDNGNMYKSILVTSQDKAPAVIRKAMDKHNLDEDEPEDYELVQVISDDRTLCNPKP, from the exons ATGGTGCAGCGCATGTGGGCCGAGGCGGCCGGGCCTGCGGGCGGCGCCGAGCCGCTGTTTCCGGGCTCCCGGCGGAGCCGCAGCGTGTGGGACGCCGTGCGCCTGGAGGTGGGCGGCCCCGACAGCTGCCCGGTGGTGCTGCACAGTTTCACACAGCTCGACCCCGACCTGCCGCGCCTGGAG AGCTCCACGCAGGAGATTGGCGAGGAGCTGGTCAACGGCGTCATCTACTCCATCTCCCTGCGCAAGGTTCAGGTGCACCACGGCGCCAACAAGGGCCAGCGCTGGCTCGGG TATGAAAATGACTCGGCCCTGAACCTGTATGAGACCTGCAAGGTGCGGACCGTGAAGGCAGGCACGCTGGAGAAGCTGGTGGAGCACCTGGTGCCCGCCTTCCAGGGCAGCGACCTCTCCTATGTCACCATCTTCCTGTGCACCTACCGAGCCTTCACCACGACCCAGCGGGTCCTGGACCTGCTGTTCCAAAG CAGGTACGGTAGATGTGACGCCCTCACGGCCTCCTCTAGATACGGGTGCATCCTCCCTTATTCCAGCGAGGACGGCGGACCTCAGGACCAACTGAAAAA TGCCGTCTCCTCCATCCTGGGCACCTGGCTGGACCAGTACTCCGAGGACTTCTGTCAGCCCCCGGACTTCCCATGCCTCAAGCAGCTGGTGGCCTACGTGCAGCTCAACATGCCCGGCTCCGACCTGGAGCGCCGCGCCCACCTTCTCCTGGCCCAGCTGGAGCGCACAGAGCTCACCAAGGCAGAGCCGGAGG CTCTGGCTCCAGCTCTGAAGCCGACTGCAGCCCTCGAGCCAGTGCCGGCTCCAGCTCTAGCGCCCAGGCCGGTGCCAGGTCCAGACCTCGAGCCAGCTCTGGCAGCAGCACCAGCTCCAGCCCCAGAGCCTTCCTGGCCTTTGCCCGTGGCTGCAGAGAACGGGCTGGGTGAGGAGAAGCCTCACCTCCTGGCGTTCCCGCCCGACCTGGTGGCAGAGCAGTTCACGCTGATGGACGCG GAGCTGTTCAAGAAGGTGGTGCCCTACCACTGCCTGGGCTCCATCTGGTCCCAGCGGGACAAGAGGGGCAAGGAACACCTGGCTCCCACCGTCCGTGCCACCGTCGCCCAGTTCAACAGTGTGGCCAACTGCGTCATCACCACCTGCCTCGGGGACCGAAGCGTGACGGCCCGCGCCAGGGCCCGGGTGTTGGAGCACTGGATCGAGGTGGCCCGG gagtGCCGGGTCCTCAAGAACTTTTCGTCCCTCTACGCCATCCTCTCTGCTCTGCAGAGCAACTCCATCCACCGGCTGAAGAAGACGTGGGAAGAGGTTTCCAG ggACAGCCTCCGCATCTTTCAGAAGCTGTCAGAGATTTTCTCAGATGAGAACAACTACTCCCTAAGCAGAGAGCTGCTCATCAAG GAGGGGACCTCCAAGTTTGCCACCCTGGAGATGAACCCCAAGAGAGCCCAGAGGCGGCCGAAGGAGGTG ttGTCACAGGGTGTCATCCAGGGCACCGTCCCCTACCTGGGCACGTTCCTCACAGACCTGGTGATGCTGGACACTGCAATGAAGGACTATCTGTAT GGGAGACTGATCAACTTcgagaagaggaggaag GAGTTCGAAGTGATCGCCCAGATCAAGCTGCTGCAGTCGGCCTGCAACAATTACAGCATCGCCGCCGAAGAGCACTTCGGAGCCTGGTTCCGGGCTATGGAGCGGCTCAGCGAGGCTGACAG CTACTCCTTGTCGTGTGAGCTGGAGCCCCCTTCCGAGTCGGCCAGCAACACCCTCAAGGTCAAGAAGAACACGGCCATCGTCAAGCGCTGGAGCGA CCGCCAGGCCCCCAGCACGGAGCTCAGTACCGGCAGCAGCCGCCACTCCAAGTCCTGTGACCAGCTCAGGTGCGGCCCCTACCTCAGCAGCGGGGACATCGCCGACGCACTGAGTGTCCACTCGGCCGGCTCCTCCAGCTCCGATGTGGAGGAGACCACCATGAGCTTTGTCCCAGAGTCCCCTGACGGCCAGGAGAAGAAG TTCTGGGAGTGCACCTCCCAGTCGTCCCCGGAGACCTCCGGCATCAGCTCGGCCTCCAGCAGCACCTCGTCCTCCTCAGCCTCCACCACGCCCGTGGCCGCCACGCGCACCCACAAGCGCTCCGTGTCAGGGGTCTGCAGCTAcagctcctctctgcccctctACAACCAGCAGGTGGGCGACTGCTGCATCATCCGGGTGAGCCTGGACGTGGACAACGGCAACATGTACAAGAGCATCCTG GTGACCAGCCAGGACAAGGCTCCAGCTGTCATCCGCAAAGCCATGGACAAACACAACCTGGATGAGGATGAGCCAGAAGACTACGAGCTGGTGCAGGTTATTTCGGACGATCGAA
- the LOC132523244 gene encoding ral guanine nucleotide dissociation stimulator isoform X1 has product MVQRMWAEAAGPAGGAEPLFPGSRRSRSVWDAVRLEVGGPDSCPVVLHSFTQLDPDLPRLESSTQEIGEELVNGVIYSISLRKVQVHHGANKGQRWLGYENDSALNLYETCKVRTVKAGTLEKLVEHLVPAFQGSDLSYVTIFLCTYRAFTTTQRVLDLLFQRYGRCDALTASSRYGCILPYSSEDGGPQDQLKNAVSSILGTWLDQYSEDFCQPPDFPCLKQLVAYVQLNMPGSDLERRAHLLLAQLERTELTKAEPEALAPALKPTAALEPVPAPALAPRPVPGPDLEPALAAAPAPAPEPSWPLPVAAENGLGEEKPHLLAFPPDLVAEQFTLMDAELFKKVVPYHCLGSIWSQRDKRGKEHLAPTVRATVAQFNSVANCVITTCLGDRSVTARARARVLEHWIEVARECRVLKNFSSLYAILSALQSNSIHRLKKTWEEVSRDSLRIFQKLSEIFSDENNYSLSRELLIKEGTSKFATLEMNPKRAQRRPKEVLSQGVIQGTVPYLGTFLTDLVMLDTAMKDYLYGRLINFEKRRKEFEVIAQIKLLQSACNNYSIAAEEHFGAWFRAMERLSEADSYSLSCELEPPSESASNTLKVKKNTAIVKRWSDRQAPSTELSTGSSRHSKSCDQLRCGPYLSSGDIADALSVHSAGSSSSDVEETTMSFVPESPDGQEKKFWECTSQSSPETSGISSASSSTSSSSASTTPVAATRTHKRSVSGVCSYSSSLPLYNQQVGDCCIIRVSLDVDNGNMYKSILVTSQDKAPAVIRKAMDKHNLDEDEPEDYELVQVISDDRRFPATLGFSATLHTIDFTQKLARRRPASLCPACGGHSSGLASDESRISQEPWDSNLEEGLACVPGPPRSPCCGLCGICCAWPRL; this is encoded by the exons ATGGTGCAGCGCATGTGGGCCGAGGCGGCCGGGCCTGCGGGCGGCGCCGAGCCGCTGTTTCCGGGCTCCCGGCGGAGCCGCAGCGTGTGGGACGCCGTGCGCCTGGAGGTGGGCGGCCCCGACAGCTGCCCGGTGGTGCTGCACAGTTTCACACAGCTCGACCCCGACCTGCCGCGCCTGGAG AGCTCCACGCAGGAGATTGGCGAGGAGCTGGTCAACGGCGTCATCTACTCCATCTCCCTGCGCAAGGTTCAGGTGCACCACGGCGCCAACAAGGGCCAGCGCTGGCTCGGG TATGAAAATGACTCGGCCCTGAACCTGTATGAGACCTGCAAGGTGCGGACCGTGAAGGCAGGCACGCTGGAGAAGCTGGTGGAGCACCTGGTGCCCGCCTTCCAGGGCAGCGACCTCTCCTATGTCACCATCTTCCTGTGCACCTACCGAGCCTTCACCACGACCCAGCGGGTCCTGGACCTGCTGTTCCAAAG GTACGGTAGATGTGACGCCCTCACGGCCTCCTCTAGATACGGGTGCATCCTCCCTTATTCCAGCGAGGACGGCGGACCTCAGGACCAACTGAAAAA TGCCGTCTCCTCCATCCTGGGCACCTGGCTGGACCAGTACTCCGAGGACTTCTGTCAGCCCCCGGACTTCCCATGCCTCAAGCAGCTGGTGGCCTACGTGCAGCTCAACATGCCCGGCTCCGACCTGGAGCGCCGCGCCCACCTTCTCCTGGCCCAGCTGGAGCGCACAGAGCTCACCAAGGCAGAGCCGGAGG CTCTGGCTCCAGCTCTGAAGCCGACTGCAGCCCTCGAGCCAGTGCCGGCTCCAGCTCTAGCGCCCAGGCCGGTGCCAGGTCCAGACCTCGAGCCAGCTCTGGCAGCAGCACCAGCTCCAGCCCCAGAGCCTTCCTGGCCTTTGCCCGTGGCTGCAGAGAACGGGCTGGGTGAGGAGAAGCCTCACCTCCTGGCGTTCCCGCCCGACCTGGTGGCAGAGCAGTTCACGCTGATGGACGCG GAGCTGTTCAAGAAGGTGGTGCCCTACCACTGCCTGGGCTCCATCTGGTCCCAGCGGGACAAGAGGGGCAAGGAACACCTGGCTCCCACCGTCCGTGCCACCGTCGCCCAGTTCAACAGTGTGGCCAACTGCGTCATCACCACCTGCCTCGGGGACCGAAGCGTGACGGCCCGCGCCAGGGCCCGGGTGTTGGAGCACTGGATCGAGGTGGCCCGG gagtGCCGGGTCCTCAAGAACTTTTCGTCCCTCTACGCCATCCTCTCTGCTCTGCAGAGCAACTCCATCCACCGGCTGAAGAAGACGTGGGAAGAGGTTTCCAG ggACAGCCTCCGCATCTTTCAGAAGCTGTCAGAGATTTTCTCAGATGAGAACAACTACTCCCTAAGCAGAGAGCTGCTCATCAAG GAGGGGACCTCCAAGTTTGCCACCCTGGAGATGAACCCCAAGAGAGCCCAGAGGCGGCCGAAGGAGGTG ttGTCACAGGGTGTCATCCAGGGCACCGTCCCCTACCTGGGCACGTTCCTCACAGACCTGGTGATGCTGGACACTGCAATGAAGGACTATCTGTAT GGGAGACTGATCAACTTcgagaagaggaggaag GAGTTCGAAGTGATCGCCCAGATCAAGCTGCTGCAGTCGGCCTGCAACAATTACAGCATCGCCGCCGAAGAGCACTTCGGAGCCTGGTTCCGGGCTATGGAGCGGCTCAGCGAGGCTGACAG CTACTCCTTGTCGTGTGAGCTGGAGCCCCCTTCCGAGTCGGCCAGCAACACCCTCAAGGTCAAGAAGAACACGGCCATCGTCAAGCGCTGGAGCGA CCGCCAGGCCCCCAGCACGGAGCTCAGTACCGGCAGCAGCCGCCACTCCAAGTCCTGTGACCAGCTCAGGTGCGGCCCCTACCTCAGCAGCGGGGACATCGCCGACGCACTGAGTGTCCACTCGGCCGGCTCCTCCAGCTCCGATGTGGAGGAGACCACCATGAGCTTTGTCCCAGAGTCCCCTGACGGCCAGGAGAAGAAG TTCTGGGAGTGCACCTCCCAGTCGTCCCCGGAGACCTCCGGCATCAGCTCGGCCTCCAGCAGCACCTCGTCCTCCTCAGCCTCCACCACGCCCGTGGCCGCCACGCGCACCCACAAGCGCTCCGTGTCAGGGGTCTGCAGCTAcagctcctctctgcccctctACAACCAGCAGGTGGGCGACTGCTGCATCATCCGGGTGAGCCTGGACGTGGACAACGGCAACATGTACAAGAGCATCCTG GTGACCAGCCAGGACAAGGCTCCAGCTGTCATCCGCAAAGCCATGGACAAACACAACCTGGATGAGGATGAGCCAGAAGACTACGAGCTGGTGCAGGTTATTTCGGACGATCGAA GATTTCCAGCAACTCTAGGATTTTCTGCAACTCTTCACACAATTGATTTCACCCAGAAACTCGCTAGAAGGCGTCCTGCCTCTCTCTGTCCGGCATGTGGTGGCCACTCATCTGGGCTGGCGTCTGATGAATCCCGG
- the LOC132523244 gene encoding ral guanine nucleotide dissociation stimulator isoform X13 gives MVQRMWAEAAGPAGGAEPLFPGSRRSRSVWDAVRLEVGGPDSCPVVLHSFTQLDPDLPRLESSTQEIGEELVNGVIYSISLRKVQVHHGANKGQRWLGYENDSALNLYETCKVRTVKAGTLEKLVEHLVPAFQGSDLSYVTIFLCTYRAFTTTQRVLDLLFQSRYGRCDALTASSRYGCILPYSSEDGGPQDQLKNAVSSILGTWLDQYSEDFCQPPDFPCLKQLVAYVQLNMPGSDLERRAHLLLAQLERTELTKAEPEALAPALKPTAALEPVPAPALAPRPVPGPDLEPALAAAPAPAPEPSWPLPVAAENGLGEEKPHLLAFPPDLVAEQFTLMDAELFKKVVPYHCLGSIWSQRDKRGKEHLAPTVRATVAQFNSVANCVITTCLGDRSVTARARARVLEHWIEVARECRVLKNFSSLYAILSALQSNSIHRLKKTWEEVSRDSLRIFQKLSEIFSDENNYSLSRELLIKEGTSKFATLEMNPKRAQRRPKEVLSQGVIQGTVPYLGTFLTDLVMLDTAMKDYLYGRLINFEKRRKEFEVIAQIKLLQSACNNYSIAAEEHFGAWFRAMERLSEADSYSLSCELEPPSESASNTLKVKKNTAIVKRWSDRQAPSTELSTGSSRHSKSCDQLRCGPYLSSGDIADALSVHSAGSSSSDVEETTMSFVPESPDGQEKKFWECTSQSSPETSGISSASSSTSSSSASTTPVAATRTHKRSVSGVCSYSSSLPLYNQQVGDCCIIRVSLDVDNGNMYKSILVTSQDKAPAVIRKAMDKHNLDEDEPEDYELVQVISDDRMSIS, from the exons ATGGTGCAGCGCATGTGGGCCGAGGCGGCCGGGCCTGCGGGCGGCGCCGAGCCGCTGTTTCCGGGCTCCCGGCGGAGCCGCAGCGTGTGGGACGCCGTGCGCCTGGAGGTGGGCGGCCCCGACAGCTGCCCGGTGGTGCTGCACAGTTTCACACAGCTCGACCCCGACCTGCCGCGCCTGGAG AGCTCCACGCAGGAGATTGGCGAGGAGCTGGTCAACGGCGTCATCTACTCCATCTCCCTGCGCAAGGTTCAGGTGCACCACGGCGCCAACAAGGGCCAGCGCTGGCTCGGG TATGAAAATGACTCGGCCCTGAACCTGTATGAGACCTGCAAGGTGCGGACCGTGAAGGCAGGCACGCTGGAGAAGCTGGTGGAGCACCTGGTGCCCGCCTTCCAGGGCAGCGACCTCTCCTATGTCACCATCTTCCTGTGCACCTACCGAGCCTTCACCACGACCCAGCGGGTCCTGGACCTGCTGTTCCAAAG CAGGTACGGTAGATGTGACGCCCTCACGGCCTCCTCTAGATACGGGTGCATCCTCCCTTATTCCAGCGAGGACGGCGGACCTCAGGACCAACTGAAAAA TGCCGTCTCCTCCATCCTGGGCACCTGGCTGGACCAGTACTCCGAGGACTTCTGTCAGCCCCCGGACTTCCCATGCCTCAAGCAGCTGGTGGCCTACGTGCAGCTCAACATGCCCGGCTCCGACCTGGAGCGCCGCGCCCACCTTCTCCTGGCCCAGCTGGAGCGCACAGAGCTCACCAAGGCAGAGCCGGAGG CTCTGGCTCCAGCTCTGAAGCCGACTGCAGCCCTCGAGCCAGTGCCGGCTCCAGCTCTAGCGCCCAGGCCGGTGCCAGGTCCAGACCTCGAGCCAGCTCTGGCAGCAGCACCAGCTCCAGCCCCAGAGCCTTCCTGGCCTTTGCCCGTGGCTGCAGAGAACGGGCTGGGTGAGGAGAAGCCTCACCTCCTGGCGTTCCCGCCCGACCTGGTGGCAGAGCAGTTCACGCTGATGGACGCG GAGCTGTTCAAGAAGGTGGTGCCCTACCACTGCCTGGGCTCCATCTGGTCCCAGCGGGACAAGAGGGGCAAGGAACACCTGGCTCCCACCGTCCGTGCCACCGTCGCCCAGTTCAACAGTGTGGCCAACTGCGTCATCACCACCTGCCTCGGGGACCGAAGCGTGACGGCCCGCGCCAGGGCCCGGGTGTTGGAGCACTGGATCGAGGTGGCCCGG gagtGCCGGGTCCTCAAGAACTTTTCGTCCCTCTACGCCATCCTCTCTGCTCTGCAGAGCAACTCCATCCACCGGCTGAAGAAGACGTGGGAAGAGGTTTCCAG ggACAGCCTCCGCATCTTTCAGAAGCTGTCAGAGATTTTCTCAGATGAGAACAACTACTCCCTAAGCAGAGAGCTGCTCATCAAG GAGGGGACCTCCAAGTTTGCCACCCTGGAGATGAACCCCAAGAGAGCCCAGAGGCGGCCGAAGGAGGTG ttGTCACAGGGTGTCATCCAGGGCACCGTCCCCTACCTGGGCACGTTCCTCACAGACCTGGTGATGCTGGACACTGCAATGAAGGACTATCTGTAT GGGAGACTGATCAACTTcgagaagaggaggaag GAGTTCGAAGTGATCGCCCAGATCAAGCTGCTGCAGTCGGCCTGCAACAATTACAGCATCGCCGCCGAAGAGCACTTCGGAGCCTGGTTCCGGGCTATGGAGCGGCTCAGCGAGGCTGACAG CTACTCCTTGTCGTGTGAGCTGGAGCCCCCTTCCGAGTCGGCCAGCAACACCCTCAAGGTCAAGAAGAACACGGCCATCGTCAAGCGCTGGAGCGA CCGCCAGGCCCCCAGCACGGAGCTCAGTACCGGCAGCAGCCGCCACTCCAAGTCCTGTGACCAGCTCAGGTGCGGCCCCTACCTCAGCAGCGGGGACATCGCCGACGCACTGAGTGTCCACTCGGCCGGCTCCTCCAGCTCCGATGTGGAGGAGACCACCATGAGCTTTGTCCCAGAGTCCCCTGACGGCCAGGAGAAGAAG TTCTGGGAGTGCACCTCCCAGTCGTCCCCGGAGACCTCCGGCATCAGCTCGGCCTCCAGCAGCACCTCGTCCTCCTCAGCCTCCACCACGCCCGTGGCCGCCACGCGCACCCACAAGCGCTCCGTGTCAGGGGTCTGCAGCTAcagctcctctctgcccctctACAACCAGCAGGTGGGCGACTGCTGCATCATCCGGGTGAGCCTGGACGTGGACAACGGCAACATGTACAAGAGCATCCTG GTGACCAGCCAGGACAAGGCTCCAGCTGTCATCCGCAAAGCCATGGACAAACACAACCTGGATGAGGATGAGCCAGAAGACTACGAGCTGGTGCAGGTTATTTCGGACGATCGAA
- the LOC132523244 gene encoding ral guanine nucleotide dissociation stimulator isoform X7: MVQRMWAEAAGPAGGAEPLFPGSRRSRSVWDAVRLEVGGPDSCPVVLHSFTQLDPDLPRLESSTQEIGEELVNGVIYSISLRKVQVHHGANKGQRWLGYENDSALNLYETCKVRTVKAGTLEKLVEHLVPAFQGSDLSYVTIFLCTYRAFTTTQRVLDLLFQSRYGRCDALTASSRYGCILPYSSEDGGPQDQLKNAVSSILGTWLDQYSEDFCQPPDFPCLKQLVAYVQLNMPGSDLERRAHLLLAQLERTELTKAEPEALAPALKPTAALEPVPAPALAPRPVPGPDLEPALAAAPAPAPEPSWPLPVAAENGLGEEKPHLLAFPPDLVAEQFTLMDAELFKKVVPYHCLGSIWSQRDKRGKEHLAPTVRATVAQFNSVANCVITTCLGDRSVTARARARVLEHWIEVARECRVLKNFSSLYAILSALQSNSIHRLKKTWEEVSRDSLRIFQKLSEIFSDENNYSLSRELLIKEGTSKFATLEMNPKRAQRRPKEVLSQGVIQGTVPYLGTFLTDLVMLDTAMKDYLYGRLINFEKRRKEFEVIAQIKLLQSACNNYSIAAEEHFGAWFRAMERLSEADSYSLSCELEPPSESASNTLKVKKNTAIVKRWSDRQAPSTELSTGSSRHSKSCDQLRCGPYLSSGDIADALSVHSAGSSSSDVEETTMSFVPESPDGQEKKFWECTSQSSPETSGISSASSSTSSSSASTTPVAATRTHKRSVSGVCSYSSSLPLYNQQVGDCCIIRVSLDVDNGNMYKSILVTSQDKAPAVIRKAMDKHNLDEDEPEDYELVQVISDDRRFPATLGFSATLHTIDFTQKLARRRPASLCPACGGHSSGLASDESRCPFPSSV, translated from the exons ATGGTGCAGCGCATGTGGGCCGAGGCGGCCGGGCCTGCGGGCGGCGCCGAGCCGCTGTTTCCGGGCTCCCGGCGGAGCCGCAGCGTGTGGGACGCCGTGCGCCTGGAGGTGGGCGGCCCCGACAGCTGCCCGGTGGTGCTGCACAGTTTCACACAGCTCGACCCCGACCTGCCGCGCCTGGAG AGCTCCACGCAGGAGATTGGCGAGGAGCTGGTCAACGGCGTCATCTACTCCATCTCCCTGCGCAAGGTTCAGGTGCACCACGGCGCCAACAAGGGCCAGCGCTGGCTCGGG TATGAAAATGACTCGGCCCTGAACCTGTATGAGACCTGCAAGGTGCGGACCGTGAAGGCAGGCACGCTGGAGAAGCTGGTGGAGCACCTGGTGCCCGCCTTCCAGGGCAGCGACCTCTCCTATGTCACCATCTTCCTGTGCACCTACCGAGCCTTCACCACGACCCAGCGGGTCCTGGACCTGCTGTTCCAAAG CAGGTACGGTAGATGTGACGCCCTCACGGCCTCCTCTAGATACGGGTGCATCCTCCCTTATTCCAGCGAGGACGGCGGACCTCAGGACCAACTGAAAAA TGCCGTCTCCTCCATCCTGGGCACCTGGCTGGACCAGTACTCCGAGGACTTCTGTCAGCCCCCGGACTTCCCATGCCTCAAGCAGCTGGTGGCCTACGTGCAGCTCAACATGCCCGGCTCCGACCTGGAGCGCCGCGCCCACCTTCTCCTGGCCCAGCTGGAGCGCACAGAGCTCACCAAGGCAGAGCCGGAGG CTCTGGCTCCAGCTCTGAAGCCGACTGCAGCCCTCGAGCCAGTGCCGGCTCCAGCTCTAGCGCCCAGGCCGGTGCCAGGTCCAGACCTCGAGCCAGCTCTGGCAGCAGCACCAGCTCCAGCCCCAGAGCCTTCCTGGCCTTTGCCCGTGGCTGCAGAGAACGGGCTGGGTGAGGAGAAGCCTCACCTCCTGGCGTTCCCGCCCGACCTGGTGGCAGAGCAGTTCACGCTGATGGACGCG GAGCTGTTCAAGAAGGTGGTGCCCTACCACTGCCTGGGCTCCATCTGGTCCCAGCGGGACAAGAGGGGCAAGGAACACCTGGCTCCCACCGTCCGTGCCACCGTCGCCCAGTTCAACAGTGTGGCCAACTGCGTCATCACCACCTGCCTCGGGGACCGAAGCGTGACGGCCCGCGCCAGGGCCCGGGTGTTGGAGCACTGGATCGAGGTGGCCCGG gagtGCCGGGTCCTCAAGAACTTTTCGTCCCTCTACGCCATCCTCTCTGCTCTGCAGAGCAACTCCATCCACCGGCTGAAGAAGACGTGGGAAGAGGTTTCCAG ggACAGCCTCCGCATCTTTCAGAAGCTGTCAGAGATTTTCTCAGATGAGAACAACTACTCCCTAAGCAGAGAGCTGCTCATCAAG GAGGGGACCTCCAAGTTTGCCACCCTGGAGATGAACCCCAAGAGAGCCCAGAGGCGGCCGAAGGAGGTG ttGTCACAGGGTGTCATCCAGGGCACCGTCCCCTACCTGGGCACGTTCCTCACAGACCTGGTGATGCTGGACACTGCAATGAAGGACTATCTGTAT GGGAGACTGATCAACTTcgagaagaggaggaag GAGTTCGAAGTGATCGCCCAGATCAAGCTGCTGCAGTCGGCCTGCAACAATTACAGCATCGCCGCCGAAGAGCACTTCGGAGCCTGGTTCCGGGCTATGGAGCGGCTCAGCGAGGCTGACAG CTACTCCTTGTCGTGTGAGCTGGAGCCCCCTTCCGAGTCGGCCAGCAACACCCTCAAGGTCAAGAAGAACACGGCCATCGTCAAGCGCTGGAGCGA CCGCCAGGCCCCCAGCACGGAGCTCAGTACCGGCAGCAGCCGCCACTCCAAGTCCTGTGACCAGCTCAGGTGCGGCCCCTACCTCAGCAGCGGGGACATCGCCGACGCACTGAGTGTCCACTCGGCCGGCTCCTCCAGCTCCGATGTGGAGGAGACCACCATGAGCTTTGTCCCAGAGTCCCCTGACGGCCAGGAGAAGAAG TTCTGGGAGTGCACCTCCCAGTCGTCCCCGGAGACCTCCGGCATCAGCTCGGCCTCCAGCAGCACCTCGTCCTCCTCAGCCTCCACCACGCCCGTGGCCGCCACGCGCACCCACAAGCGCTCCGTGTCAGGGGTCTGCAGCTAcagctcctctctgcccctctACAACCAGCAGGTGGGCGACTGCTGCATCATCCGGGTGAGCCTGGACGTGGACAACGGCAACATGTACAAGAGCATCCTG GTGACCAGCCAGGACAAGGCTCCAGCTGTCATCCGCAAAGCCATGGACAAACACAACCTGGATGAGGATGAGCCAGAAGACTACGAGCTGGTGCAGGTTATTTCGGACGATCGAA GATTTCCAGCAACTCTAGGATTTTCTGCAACTCTTCACACAATTGATTTCACCCAGAAACTCGCTAGAAGGCGTCCTGCCTCTCTCTGTCCGGCATGTGGTGGCCACTCATCTGGGCTGGCGTCTGATGAATCCCGG